From the genome of Papaver somniferum cultivar HN1 chromosome 2, ASM357369v1, whole genome shotgun sequence, one region includes:
- the LOC113353078 gene encoding 3-ketoacyl-CoA synthase 20-like — protein MEDITYFSLITLILSLICSTFLLGSLAKAYFTSRPCKIFLLDFACYKPVDSLRVSHDIFMEQAVGVFSEESLEFQKSILEKSGLGHSTYLPEAIWQVPFNPCMADAREELQTVIYGSIDEVLLKTGVKAVDVGFLIVNCSLFNTSPSVCSMIINHYKLKNDVVSYNLGGMGCSAGLIAMDLVKQLLQVHINSYVLVVSTEIITLSLYKGNKRSMLVPNCLFRMGGAAILLSNRLSDHKNSKYQLIHTVRTHKGSEDRDYKCTYQEEDSNGIIGLNLSKDLAKVAEDALRTNITLLCPLVLPLSEKFLFLTNFIARRALFMKMVPYVPDFKLLFEHFCIHPGGKGLLDKFEKNLKLSEWQLEPSRMTLYRFGNTSSSSVWYELAYSEAKGRIQRGDKVLQIGLGAGFKCNSAVWSAIRTLDPSMEKNAWMEEIESFPVLMDTVL, from the exons ATGGAGGATATTACATATTTCAGTCTCATAACCCTGATACTAAGTTTAATTTGTTCAACATTTTTGTTGGGTTCATTAGCAAAAGCATACTTTACTTCTCGTCCTTGCAAGATTTTTCTATTAGATTTTGCTTGTTATAAACCTGTTGATTCATTAAGGGTCAGCCATGATATCTTCATGGAGCAAGCAGTGGGTGTTTTCTCAGAAGAGAGCTTGGAATTTCAAAAGAGCATTTTAGAAAAATCAGGATTGGGGCACTCGACATACTTGCCGGAGGCCATATGGCAAGTGCCATTTAATCCATGCATGGCAGATGCAAGAGAAGAGCTACAGACAGTAATATATGGatctattgatgaggttcttctCAAAACCGGTGTGAAAGCCGTTGATGTGGGGTTTCTGATTGTAAACTGTAGTCTCTTCAACACTAGCCCATCTGTCTGTTCCATGATCATAAATCATTACAAACTGAAGAATGATGTTGTAAGTTATAACCTTGGTGGAATGGGTTGTAGTGCTGGACTCATAGCTATGGATCTTGTTAAACAACTTCTACAG GTGCACATCAACTCTTATGTCCTAGTGGTGAGCACAGAGATCATAACTCTCAGCTTATACAAAGGCAACAAACGGTCCATGCTAGTCCCCAACTGCCTATTTCGAATGGGAGGTGCAGCAATCCTCCTATCGAATCGTCTTTCCGATCATAAAAACTCCAAATATCAACTCATCCACACCGTGCGAACACACAAGGGTTCAGAAGATCGTGATTACAAGTGTACATATCAGGAAGAAGATAGCAATGGGATCATTGGGCTTAATCTCTCAAAAGACCTAGCTAAAGTCGCCGAAGATGCTCTAAGAACAAACATAACTTTGTTATGTCCACTAGTCCTTCCTTTATCAGAAAAATTTCTCTTCCTGACAAACTTCATTGCAAGGAGGGCACTATTCATGAAAATGGTCCCATACGTACCAGATTTCAAACTTCTGTTTGAGCATTTCTGCATTCATCCAGGAGGTAAAGGATTACTTGACAAGTTCGAGAAGAACTTAAAACTTAGTGAATGGCAATTAGAGCCATCAAGAATGACTCTATACAGGTTTGGAAATACTTCAAGTAGTTCTGTGTGGTATGAACTTGCTTATTCTGAAGCTAAAGGAAGGATTCAAAGAGGTGACAAAGTTTTGCAGATCGGACTTGGTGCAGGATTCAAGTGTAATAGTGCAGTTTGGAGTGCGATAAGAACATTAGATCCTTCGATGGAGAAGAACGCTTGGATGGAGGAGATTGAATCTTTCCCTGTTCTTATGGACACCGTATTATAA